One window from the genome of Magnolia sinica isolate HGM2019 chromosome 4, MsV1, whole genome shotgun sequence encodes:
- the LOC131242059 gene encoding cyclic dof factor 2-like produces the protein MPETRDPAIKLFGKTIPLRATDDVLSSAGDGPEVLETSSSQEQNPKGGGEEEEEDTLNKNPTEAKQNDQAAPIPEELTEPTTSSRINETAKTTSAHIEPTTANASKTEQEQSDTSISKEKTLKKPDKILPCPRCNSLDTKFCYYNNYNVNQPRHFCKNCQRYWTAGGTMRNVPVGAGRRKNKNSASHYRHMTLSEALQTARTDMPETIHRVPLTPNGTVLSFGSDSPLCESMASVLSLAEKTMRNCHRNGFHRTEEQRIPVSCGGGENGEEQSSGSSITASNSAEDGNQANMPEPAAGNYQGFPPQLPCFPGTPWTYPWNSAQWSSPIAPPAFCASSFPIPFYPAPAYWGCALPGAWSVPWISPPSSSPTAGSSPNSPTLGKHTREGNTLKQCDSEKEETHQQNNSERCLWIPKTLRIDDPGEAARSSIWATLGIKKDKADGISGGGLFKAFRSKSDERSHTTETSQVLHANPAALSRSLNFQETT, from the exons ATGCCAGAAACCAGAGACCCCGCGATTAAGCTGTTTGGGAAGACGATCCCCCTGCGAGCGACTGATGATGTCCTGTCCAGCGCAGGCGACGGACCGGAAGTTCTCGAGACTTCTTCTTCGCAGGAGCAAAACCcgaaaggaggaggagaagaagaagaggag GATACATTGAACAAAAATCCCACTGAAGCTAAACAGAACGATCAAGCAGCCCCAATTCCTGAAGAGTTAACAGAACCCACCACATCTTCAAGGATAAATGAGACTGCAAAGACAACTTCTGCCCACATAGAACCCACAACTGCAAATGCTTCAAAGACTGAGCAAGAACAGAGCGACACAAGTATCTCAAAAGAGAAGACTCTAAAGAAACCCGACAAGATACTGCCATGTCCTCGCTGTAACAGCCTAGATACTAAGTTCTGTTACTACAACAATTACAATGTCAACCAACCTCGCCACTTCTGCAAGAACTGCCAGAGATATTGGACGGCTGGTGGGACAATGAGGAATGTGCCCGTGGGAGCTGGGCGTCGAAAGAACAAGAACTCTGCCTCACATTATAGACACATGACCTTGTCTGAAGCTCTCCAAACAGCTAGAACCGACATGCCTGAAACAATTCATCGTGTTCCTCTGACACCCAATGGCACTGTACTCAGTTTTGGCTCGGATTCGCCTCTCTGCGAATCGATGGCATCTGTCTTGAGCCTTGCAGAGAAAACAATGCGCAACTGCCACCGGAATGGCTTTCATAGAACAGAAGAACAGAGAATTCCAGTCTCCTGCGGTGGTGGCGAAAATGGTGAGGAGCAATCCAGTGGCTCTTCCATCACAGCTTCAAATTCTGCCGAAGATGGAAACCAGGCCAATATGCCAGAGCCAGCAGCAGGGAACTATCAAGGCTTCCCTCCTCAGTTACCTTGTTTTCCAGGGACTCCCTGGACTTATCCATGGAATTCAGCACAATGGAGCTCTCCAATCGCACCACCTGCTTTCTGCGCTTCAAGCTTTCCAATACCATTTTACCCTGCCCCAGCTTATTGGGGCTGTGCGCTTCCGGGCGCTTGGAGCGTCCCTTGGATATCACCCCCATCCTCTTCTCCTACTGCTGGATCCAGTCCTAATTCTCCAACCTTAGGCAAGCATACAAGAGAAGGAAACACACTAAAGCAATGTGATTCAGAGAAAGAGGAGACACACCAACAGAACAATTCAGAGAGATGTCTTTGGATTCCCAAGACATTGAGGATTGATGATCCTGGTGAAGCTGCAAGGAGCTCTATATGGGCAACGCTGGGAATTAAGAAGGACAAGGCTGATGGAATCAGTGGTGGAGGTCTTTTCAAGGCCTTCCGATCAAAGTCAGATGAAAGGAGTCATACCACTGAGACCTCTCAGGTCTTGCACGCCAACCCTGCAGCATTGTCGCGGTCACTTAACTTCCAGGAGACCACGTAA